In a genomic window of Pseudomonas putida:
- the mvaD gene encoding diphosphomevalonate decarboxylase, with protein sequence MKRITVSSPSNIALIKYWGMRDEQLTQPNNVSLSMTLSQCVSLCTMAPLHRGSNDEILWKTSEGTLVPASNSMRFGIEHHLGQLRQHFDHWQPLRIATSNSFPTGAGIASSAAGFSALAMAFALQCDQSSDGAHISELARLSGSGSAARSAFGGFVQWPGDARQLAGPTQQFAPAHHWPLHDLIAVVDARHKKVSSRQGHRLASSSPFYQTRLDRLPERLATVRRAILNRDFNALADAVECEAVEMHMIAMTSQPPVFYWQPTTLVLLERVRQLRGEGLQVCATMDAGPNVHVLCTAQHRSQVFAALRSLPGVIRWIFDQAGDGPRQLDHHLF encoded by the coding sequence ATGAAGCGGATCACCGTCTCTTCCCCCAGCAACATTGCCTTGATCAAGTATTGGGGCATGCGCGATGAACAACTGACCCAACCCAACAACGTCTCGCTGTCCATGACCCTGAGTCAATGCGTCAGCCTGTGCACGATGGCACCGCTGCACCGCGGCTCAAACGATGAAATTCTGTGGAAAACCAGTGAGGGCACGCTGGTTCCTGCCAGCAATTCGATGCGCTTCGGTATCGAGCATCATCTTGGGCAATTGCGCCAGCACTTCGATCACTGGCAGCCCCTGCGGATCGCCACCAGCAACAGCTTCCCCACCGGGGCCGGAATCGCCTCGTCGGCGGCAGGTTTCAGTGCCCTGGCCATGGCTTTTGCCCTGCAGTGCGATCAAAGCAGTGACGGCGCTCACATCAGTGAGCTGGCACGTCTGTCCGGCTCGGGCTCTGCGGCACGGTCAGCGTTTGGCGGATTTGTCCAATGGCCTGGCGATGCCCGACAGCTTGCCGGGCCGACGCAACAATTCGCCCCGGCGCATCACTGGCCGCTGCACGACCTGATTGCCGTGGTCGATGCCAGGCACAAGAAAGTCAGTTCCCGCCAGGGTCATCGCCTTGCCTCCAGCAGTCCCTTTTACCAAACCCGTCTTGATCGGTTGCCGGAACGCCTGGCTACCGTGCGCCGAGCCATCCTCAACCGTGATTTCAATGCACTGGCCGACGCGGTGGAGTGCGAAGCCGTTGAAATGCACATGATCGCCATGACCTCCCAACCGCCGGTTTTCTACTGGCAACCGACAACACTGGTGCTGCTTGAACGGGTTCGCCAACTACGCGGCGAAGGGCTGCAGGTGTGTGCCACGATGGATGCCGGCCCCAATGTGCACGTGCTCTGCACGGCTCAGCACCGCTCGCAGGTTTTTGCCGCGTTGCGGTCGCTGCCTGGCGTCATACGCTGGATTTTCGACCAGGCGGGCGATGGGCCCCGGCAACTGGACCATCACCTGTTCTAA
- a CDS encoding mevalonate kinase family protein codes for MIAIQASAPGKIILMGEHAVLHGCPVIASSIGLYCNVWVRSHRDGLVELKLPDLEIHRFYDLLQLADYTLRVRQAWERYRSDPTSRTFEQVRGMDPDHLVKCAIGEVLLRIPPQDWHGFSLRVRSQIPLDAGFGSSGALAVTLIAALLRLFKRPEAQHPVQSLALTVERYVHGLPSGIDHNTSLRGSVVERRCDDEGGSCLTSWPAESLNLPLHALQIYHTGAARESTGQVIAATRHRLEGSDNPLLASMCRNTERFRSLLHLTRPMPEALKAVLRDYEADLEKLGVVPPAIAQVIRMIEKSGGAAKICGAGALSGDSAGALLVVGTTTLPALAGYRRIDATLGVSGLEISER; via the coding sequence ATGATTGCCATTCAAGCCAGCGCCCCGGGCAAAATCATACTGATGGGTGAGCATGCTGTACTGCACGGATGCCCGGTAATCGCCAGTTCCATCGGGTTGTACTGCAATGTCTGGGTGCGATCGCACCGGGATGGGCTGGTTGAGCTGAAATTGCCCGACCTGGAAATCCACCGGTTCTACGACCTTCTCCAACTGGCCGACTACACCCTTCGGGTGCGCCAGGCGTGGGAACGCTATCGGAGCGACCCGACTTCGCGCACCTTCGAGCAGGTCAGGGGCATGGACCCCGATCACTTGGTCAAATGTGCCATCGGAGAAGTCCTGCTCAGGATCCCGCCGCAGGACTGGCACGGTTTTTCCCTGCGTGTGCGATCGCAAATTCCCCTCGATGCAGGCTTCGGCAGTTCCGGCGCCTTGGCGGTTACGCTGATTGCCGCGCTGCTGCGGCTCTTCAAGCGGCCAGAGGCGCAGCATCCTGTGCAATCCCTGGCTCTGACCGTAGAGCGTTATGTGCACGGCCTGCCTTCGGGGATCGATCACAACACCAGCCTGCGTGGCTCGGTGGTCGAACGCAGGTGTGACGATGAAGGTGGTTCCTGTCTGACTTCATGGCCCGCCGAAAGCTTGAACTTGCCATTGCACGCGTTGCAGATCTATCACACCGGCGCCGCCCGCGAGAGCACCGGGCAAGTGATTGCTGCCACCCGACATCGACTTGAAGGTAGCGATAATCCACTGCTGGCCAGCATGTGCCGCAATACAGAGCGATTCAGGTCACTATTGCATCTAACGCGCCCCATGCCTGAAGCCCTCAAGGCCGTATTGCGCGACTATGAAGCCGACCTGGAAAAGCTCGGCGTAGTGCCGCCAGCCATCGCCCAGGTGATTCGCATGATCGAAAAGTCCGGCGGCGCGGCGAAAATCTGCGGCGCCGGGGCACTCTCCGGAGATAGCGCCGGCGCCCTGCTCGTGGTGGGCACAACCACCCTGCCGGCGCTGGCGGGCTACCGCAGGATCGATGCAACGCTGGGGGTGAGCGGCCTGGAGATCAGTGAGCGATGA
- a CDS encoding hydroxymethylglutaryl-CoA reductase: MTSLIRNATDWIEALAEGEIKLHQLPKAFSRDEAAHIRREALQRISATSLHTIGCYTFDAKPAKCENFIGAIQIPVGVVGPIVVNGQAITAREQIYAPLATTEGALVASVSRGCSALYAAGGAVVRVEDIGITRAPVFRSSGIVQTQAFLAWIRSHYEEIKQLCEQGSAHLRLQDIEPAVVGTSIYLRFRFHSADAMGMNMASIACDRAIRQLITPETGVRCISISGNYCVDKKPAQVNFLNGRGKRIHAEAHLSADILRDILKTDATALCELQYRKNLLGSAMAGAIGCNAHHANILAAIFIATGQDVAQVAESAIGITCIEARENGGIYASVMLPDTPLGTVGGGTALDTQSEALALMGIVPGERKPGADVQRLAEILGALVLAGELSIMAAQASHHLVDAHVKLGR, translated from the coding sequence ATGACGTCCCTTATCCGAAATGCCACTGACTGGATCGAGGCACTGGCCGAGGGTGAAATCAAATTGCACCAGTTGCCAAAAGCGTTTTCCCGCGACGAAGCCGCACACATTCGCCGTGAGGCATTGCAACGTATCAGCGCAACTTCACTGCACACCATCGGCTGCTACACCTTCGATGCCAAACCGGCCAAATGCGAAAACTTCATCGGCGCCATTCAGATACCCGTGGGGGTTGTCGGGCCGATAGTGGTCAACGGCCAGGCAATCACTGCAAGGGAGCAGATCTACGCGCCGTTGGCCACCACTGAAGGCGCATTGGTCGCCAGTGTCTCCCGCGGTTGCAGCGCCCTGTATGCCGCTGGTGGCGCGGTGGTTCGCGTGGAGGATATCGGTATCACCCGGGCACCGGTGTTTCGCTCAAGCGGCATCGTGCAAACCCAGGCATTCCTGGCCTGGATCCGCAGTCACTACGAGGAAATCAAACAGCTGTGCGAACAGGGCAGCGCCCATCTGCGATTGCAGGATATCGAACCCGCCGTGGTCGGCACCTCGATCTACCTGCGCTTTCGCTTTCACAGCGCCGATGCCATGGGCATGAACATGGCGAGCATCGCCTGCGACCGTGCAATCCGCCAATTGATCACCCCGGAAACGGGCGTGCGATGCATCAGCATTTCCGGTAACTACTGCGTCGATAAAAAGCCGGCGCAGGTCAATTTTCTCAACGGTCGCGGCAAGCGCATTCATGCCGAAGCGCACCTGAGCGCCGACATCTTGCGTGACATTCTGAAAACCGATGCAACGGCGCTGTGCGAGCTTCAATACCGAAAGAATCTGCTGGGCTCGGCCATGGCCGGGGCGATTGGTTGCAACGCCCACCATGCCAACATCCTGGCTGCCATTTTCATCGCTACCGGCCAGGACGTTGCCCAGGTCGCCGAAAGCGCCATCGGCATTACCTGCATCGAAGCCCGCGAGAATGGCGGCATTTACGCCTCGGTCATGTTGCCCGACACACCGTTGGGCACAGTCGGCGGTGGCACCGCTCTGGACACGCAATCCGAAGCCCTGGCCTTGATGGGCATCGTGCCCGGCGAGCGAAAACCCGGCGCGGATGTACAGCGCCTGGCGGAAATTCTCGGTGCACTTGTATTGGCAGGTGAGCTGTCGATCATGGCCGCGCAGGCTTCTCATCATCTGGTCGATGCCCACGTGAAGCTGGGGCGTTGA
- a CDS encoding VF530 family DNA-binding protein, which translates to MTEQNNNPLHGVTLEQILNALVEHYEWSGLAERIDIRCFKSDPSIKSSLTFLRKTPWAREKVERLYVKLMRTKRPL; encoded by the coding sequence ATGACCGAACAGAACAACAACCCGCTGCATGGCGTGACGCTGGAGCAAATCCTCAACGCGCTGGTTGAACACTACGAATGGTCGGGGCTGGCCGAACGCATCGATATCCGCTGCTTCAAGAGTGATCCGAGCATCAAGTCGAGCCTGACCTTCCTGCGCAAGACCCCCTGGGCACGGGAGAAGGTCGAGCGCTTGTACGTGAAGCTGATGCGCACCAAACGTCCGCTCTGA
- a CDS encoding Pr6Pr family membrane protein, with protein MAIACVTRRRLVAVAAVLGWAGLSIQLYLIFYSRWTFAASLLAGLVSFFSYFTVLSNTLVATVLTCELTSRESAARRWFLQPWVSSGITVSIVVVGVAYSLLLRHLWHPEGWQWLADELLHDVMPLLFLIYWWCCVPKGTLRLKHIALWVIYPLAYFAYALLRGHLLASYPYPFIDVAKLGYPQVFINAGGLLVGFVGISLLLIGVDRWLGRRSKDMHL; from the coding sequence ATGGCGATTGCTTGCGTCACACGGCGTCGTCTGGTGGCGGTGGCTGCCGTTCTGGGCTGGGCTGGGCTGAGCATCCAGCTGTACCTGATCTTCTACTCGCGCTGGACATTCGCGGCCAGCCTGCTGGCCGGGCTGGTGAGTTTCTTCAGCTATTTCACCGTGCTCAGCAACACTCTGGTGGCGACGGTGCTGACCTGTGAGCTGACGTCCCGCGAGTCCGCTGCACGTCGCTGGTTTCTGCAGCCTTGGGTCAGTAGCGGCATTACCGTGAGCATCGTCGTGGTCGGTGTCGCATACAGCCTGTTGCTGCGCCATCTCTGGCATCCCGAAGGCTGGCAATGGCTGGCCGATGAATTGCTGCATGACGTGATGCCGCTGCTGTTTCTGATCTATTGGTGGTGCTGCGTACCCAAAGGCACATTGCGGCTCAAGCATATTGCGCTGTGGGTGATTTACCCGCTGGCGTACTTCGCCTATGCGTTGCTGCGCGGACATTTGCTGGCGAGCTATCCGTATCCGTTCATCGATGTGGCGAAGCTGGGTTATCCACAGGTGTTTATCAATGCCGGAGGATTGTTGGTGGGGTTTGTGGGGATATCACTTTTGCTGATCGGGGTGGATCGGTGGCTTGGGCGTCGTAGTAAAGACATGCATTTGTAG
- a CDS encoding siderophore-interacting protein: MTDVIDPSQTIHRVMHEIKRRRLEVLRVVDLTPRMRRITLGGPELAGFVSLGTDDHVKLLFPQNAAEQAALETLVLGGKNDGPMPAMRDYTPRRYDLDTLELDIDFVLHGDGPASTWAEQAQPGQFLHIGGPRGSMIVPDIFDSYLLIGDETALPAIARRLEGLAANRRALVIVEVENGKEQQVLESAAQVNVIWVLREGGKDHLLTTVRQIQVPGGSLYAWVATESKMSRQIRRVLLDEHGLDDQYVKAVGYWRLGDGDED; this comes from the coding sequence ATGACCGACGTTATCGACCCTTCCCAAACCATTCACCGTGTCATGCATGAAATCAAACGCCGTCGGCTGGAAGTGTTGCGCGTGGTTGATCTGACGCCGCGCATGCGCCGCATTACTCTGGGCGGGCCTGAACTCGCCGGTTTCGTCAGCCTCGGCACGGACGATCACGTGAAACTGCTGTTCCCGCAAAATGCGGCGGAACAGGCGGCGCTGGAAACCCTGGTGCTTGGGGGAAAGAACGACGGGCCGATGCCCGCCATGCGTGACTACACGCCTCGTCGCTATGACCTGGACACGCTGGAGCTGGACATCGATTTCGTCCTGCACGGTGACGGCCCTGCCTCGACCTGGGCCGAACAGGCCCAGCCCGGTCAGTTCCTGCACATCGGCGGGCCACGGGGTTCGATGATCGTGCCGGACATCTTCGACAGCTACCTGCTGATCGGCGATGAAACCGCCCTGCCCGCCATCGCCCGGCGCCTGGAAGGCCTGGCGGCCAATCGGCGGGCGCTGGTGATCGTCGAAGTGGAGAACGGCAAGGAACAGCAAGTGCTGGAAAGTGCGGCCCAGGTCAATGTGATCTGGGTACTGCGCGAAGGTGGCAAGGATCATTTGCTGACCACGGTACGGCAGATTCAGGTGCCGGGCGGCAGCCTGTATGCCTGGGTGGCGACCGAGAGCAAGATGTCACGGCAGATCCGCCGGGTGTTGCTGGATGAACATGGGCTGGACGATCAATACGTCAAGGCGGTGGGCTACTGGCGACTGGGTGACGGCGACGAAGATTGA
- a CDS encoding PadR family transcriptional regulator: protein MRDHHSPHREHGDSRDGFERRPGRERGGRGPRVFAPGDLKLLLLALIAEQPCHGYDLIRQIEGMFDGAYSPSPGVIYPTLTFLEESEMISGDAEGGKKRYCVTDTGRLSLSEQAIALDGVRMRIEVSKRSLRGHDRPPEIHEAVHNLRHALQMHHGRWSPEEILRVRDLLNDTAKAIVDGPAVQSAQEPIE, encoded by the coding sequence ATGAGAGACCATCATTCCCCCCACCGCGAACACGGTGACAGCCGCGACGGCTTCGAAAGACGGCCCGGCCGCGAACGCGGTGGTCGCGGCCCCCGCGTTTTCGCACCCGGTGACCTTAAATTACTGCTGCTGGCGCTGATCGCCGAGCAGCCATGCCACGGCTACGACCTGATACGCCAGATCGAAGGCATGTTCGACGGCGCCTACAGCCCCAGTCCCGGCGTGATCTACCCGACCCTGACGTTCCTTGAAGAAAGCGAAATGATTTCGGGGGACGCCGAAGGCGGAAAAAAACGCTACTGCGTGACCGATACCGGGCGCCTTTCGCTAAGCGAGCAGGCCATTGCGCTGGATGGCGTGCGCATGCGCATCGAGGTCAGCAAGCGCTCGCTGCGCGGCCATGACCGCCCGCCGGAGATTCATGAAGCGGTGCATAACCTGCGCCATGCCCTGCAAATGCACCACGGTCGCTGGAGCCCGGAAGAAATACTGCGGGTGCGCGACCTGCTCAACGACACCGCCAAAGCCATCGTCGACGGCCCCGCCGTTCAATCAGCTCAGGAGCCCATCGAATGA
- a CDS encoding CS1 type fimbrial major subunit: protein MFKKIAIATPMAILALSSSMAFAEGEARHSINIVASVPTNVFHVLPVDPDLIVKDQRLSYDPIADQLSTLRAQFDTKNTNGSIHAMLESEAYLSNGAIADKVPLTVTFNGHALSQTAPVEVVGEAESTPGKRVELVVAPTKPATGGYKPGEYSGVVAMRFDAVLPIR from the coding sequence ATGTTCAAGAAAATCGCAATCGCTACTCCAATGGCCATCCTGGCGCTGAGTTCTTCCATGGCTTTTGCAGAAGGCGAAGCGCGTCATTCCATCAACATTGTTGCATCGGTTCCAACCAATGTTTTCCACGTGTTGCCAGTAGACCCGGATTTGATCGTCAAGGATCAACGCCTGAGCTACGACCCGATTGCCGATCAGTTGAGCACCTTGCGGGCGCAGTTCGACACAAAAAACACCAATGGTTCGATTCACGCGATGCTTGAAAGCGAAGCCTATCTGTCCAACGGTGCTATCGCGGACAAAGTCCCACTGACCGTGACTTTCAACGGTCACGCCCTCAGCCAGACCGCACCGGTGGAAGTGGTGGGCGAAGCTGAATCCACGCCAGGTAAACGTGTGGAACTGGTGGTTGCTCCAACCAAGCCAGCGACCGGCGGTTACAAGCCGGGTGAGTACAGCGGCGTGGTCGCGATGCGCTTCGATGCGGTACTTCCGATTCGTTGA
- a CDS encoding TcfC E-set like domain-containing protein gives MFPMTPIAAALALSICANALAAPTNNGTTPRSLLAQAKGLPADFEEHFFDVPLAVRVELDQQLLGEAMIVLSRDDRITLLEFTDVGDSNMTASEREIWATYLKKGVALGACEGSCPEQMLAIHYNLQNSLVSIATENAERNTETKRYYDLPEGGSTGLIVRNQLNLNGGQEQDLGGRYGLEASGSLGNWSQSLNMQLARLGGPDDKLYHAVHELYTQRELEGSFMRLGYFTPNSEGLSRQPRSFGASPDTAVGLMYGSSDSLAINSPKPSVYPIYVTANRQASVEIYRNGLLINTQPVDAGLQTLDTRPLPGGIYEVEVRLIEDGQITSTTQELVYKPTNWRNQDSRWRYNLFAGQESKLLSNYDEQAYGDMTAGAAVNFLLHPRVILGVSGRQVRDKLQYGTSVDWTVANNTSLFANVYETEDHGTGMDLQAMYNYGAGSVFATHSRSWLDTTNTYETLPDGTRVRQRNVFIGQTSTSSLSVNHRISSRSSINGRISHSDGNTEGVGVDLGWTQRGNLFGSDANWRFSVFDRPGSFSSGDQRNRGVDLSVSVALGGPGEQWSGSVGTRTSRDGGRDNNASLTYRKDLQDHVLQNVSATTIADTYGVGLSGTANFRNDVLNGDVFVQRSSFNDNLTGGLNLDSTVAVGGQQIVMTSQHQGSGAGMIVDVESDIDDIALRADDLSGGSASLRRGRNFIPITAYKNSSVSFDFEGNHPPAASIQPPRTRYHLNKGGVDYRKITVSKTLTVLGRLVDSQGKPLKGHHVINHASRGVSEVDGFFSMEMNAGSPTLEVRQGNQLLCQFRLDTANARSENNVLMIGDLRCTPDTLADLASKPGAAG, from the coding sequence ATGTTCCCGATGACTCCCATCGCGGCTGCGCTCGCACTTTCTATTTGCGCAAACGCACTGGCCGCACCAACTAACAATGGTACGACACCTCGAAGTTTGCTGGCCCAGGCCAAAGGGTTGCCCGCAGACTTTGAAGAGCATTTCTTCGATGTGCCATTAGCTGTTCGGGTGGAACTTGATCAACAACTTCTCGGTGAGGCGATGATCGTGTTATCCCGCGATGATCGAATCACACTGCTCGAATTTACGGATGTTGGTGACAGCAACATGACGGCCAGCGAACGTGAGATCTGGGCCACTTATTTAAAGAAAGGCGTGGCCCTTGGCGCCTGCGAAGGCAGTTGCCCGGAGCAGATGCTGGCTATTCATTACAACCTGCAGAATTCCCTGGTGTCGATTGCCACCGAAAACGCCGAACGCAATACCGAGACCAAGCGCTATTACGACCTGCCCGAGGGCGGCAGCACCGGCTTGATCGTGCGCAATCAGTTGAACCTCAATGGTGGCCAGGAACAGGATCTCGGTGGCCGGTATGGCCTGGAAGCCAGCGGTAGTCTGGGCAACTGGAGCCAGAGCTTGAACATGCAATTGGCTCGTTTAGGCGGCCCGGACGACAAGCTCTACCACGCAGTGCATGAGCTCTATACCCAGCGTGAACTTGAAGGCAGTTTCATGCGCCTGGGTTATTTCACTCCCAACTCCGAAGGCCTGAGCCGTCAGCCGCGTTCGTTCGGTGCCAGCCCCGATACGGCGGTGGGCCTGATGTATGGCAGCTCCGACAGCCTGGCCATCAACAGCCCGAAACCCAGCGTGTACCCGATCTATGTCACTGCCAACCGCCAGGCTTCGGTGGAGATTTATCGCAACGGCTTGTTGATCAATACCCAACCGGTCGATGCCGGCTTGCAAACCCTGGATACCCGCCCCTTGCCGGGCGGGATCTATGAAGTGGAAGTACGTCTGATCGAAGACGGTCAGATCACGTCCACCACCCAGGAACTGGTGTACAAGCCGACCAACTGGCGCAACCAGGACAGTCGCTGGCGCTACAACCTGTTCGCGGGACAGGAGAGCAAGTTGCTCAGCAATTATGACGAGCAGGCCTACGGCGACATGACCGCCGGTGCAGCCGTCAACTTCCTGCTGCACCCTCGGGTCATTCTCGGCGTCTCGGGTCGTCAGGTACGGGACAAGCTGCAATACGGCACATCGGTCGACTGGACCGTGGCCAACAACACCAGCCTGTTCGCCAACGTCTATGAAACCGAAGACCACGGCACCGGCATGGATCTGCAAGCGATGTACAACTATGGCGCCGGCAGTGTGTTTGCCACCCATAGCCGTAGTTGGCTGGACACTACCAATACCTACGAAACCCTGCCCGACGGCACGCGGGTAAGACAACGCAACGTGTTCATCGGCCAGACCAGTACGTCGTCGTTGTCGGTGAACCATCGAATCAGTAGCAGGAGCTCGATCAATGGGCGGATTTCTCATAGCGATGGCAATACCGAAGGGGTTGGCGTTGACCTCGGGTGGACCCAGCGCGGCAATCTGTTCGGCAGTGATGCCAACTGGCGGTTTTCGGTGTTCGATCGTCCCGGCAGTTTCAGCAGCGGCGACCAGCGCAATCGCGGCGTCGACCTGAGTGTCAGTGTCGCGCTTGGCGGGCCGGGTGAGCAGTGGTCCGGCAGTGTCGGTACGCGCACCTCCCGCGATGGTGGCCGCGACAACAACGCCTCGCTCACTTATCGCAAGGACTTGCAGGACCATGTGCTGCAAAACGTATCGGCTACGACCATTGCCGATACTTACGGCGTTGGGCTCTCCGGCACGGCGAATTTCCGCAATGACGTCCTCAATGGCGATGTCTTCGTTCAGCGTTCCTCCTTCAATGACAACCTCACCGGTGGCTTGAACCTGGATAGCACCGTGGCCGTGGGCGGCCAGCAGATTGTCATGACCAGTCAGCATCAAGGCTCCGGTGCCGGGATGATTGTCGATGTCGAGTCCGATATCGATGACATCGCCCTGCGCGCCGACGATTTGAGCGGCGGCAGCGCCAGTCTGCGACGGGGTCGAAACTTCATCCCGATCACCGCCTACAAGAACAGTTCGGTGAGTTTCGATTTCGAAGGCAACCATCCGCCGGCCGCCAGTATCCAGCCGCCACGCACTCGCTATCACCTGAACAAGGGGGGCGTGGACTACCGCAAGATCACCGTCAGCAAAACCCTGACCGTTCTCGGTCGCCTGGTCGACTCACAAGGCAAGCCGCTCAAGGGCCATCACGTCATCAACCACGCCAGCCGTGGGGTGAGTGAGGTCGACGGGTTCTTCTCAATGGAAATGAATGCGGGTTCACCGACGCTGGAAGTGCGCCAGGGCAATCAGTTGTTGTGCCAGTTCCGACTCGATACGGCCAATGCGCGTAGTGAAAACAATGTGCTGATGATTGGGGATTTGCGTTGTACGCCAGATACGTTGGCTGATTTGGCGAGCAAGCCCGGGGCTGCGGGCTGA
- a CDS encoding molecular chaperone, translating to MKLLLKLVLCCVISNTAIAGPNINVGVVYDYLDGDKSTYLKRVFNGGDSTAFVKVNILEIVYEDDGTSREIPLATQANAAVRDGLMASPARLIVPANGMQGTRLLYMGEREKERYFRVRFVPVVPEKEDEFAVSAEEREDYKKGLSAGVNVLAGYGTVFFVRPKETRYDSVINNGPGKYEIRNNGNSVVVVDEFKDCSAKKETECQPTTKHHIMAGRTFQFDKQVGREYRFTLIEGSATKKLEIKG from the coding sequence ATGAAGCTTTTATTGAAGTTGGTTTTGTGCTGTGTGATTTCCAATACCGCTATTGCCGGTCCGAATATCAATGTTGGAGTGGTCTACGACTATCTGGACGGTGATAAAAGTACCTACTTGAAGCGAGTCTTCAATGGTGGCGACAGCACGGCCTTTGTAAAGGTCAATATCCTTGAAATCGTCTATGAGGATGATGGTACTTCCCGGGAAATTCCGCTCGCCACTCAGGCCAATGCGGCTGTCCGTGACGGATTGATGGCCAGCCCTGCCCGGCTGATCGTACCGGCCAACGGTATGCAGGGGACTCGCCTGCTGTATATGGGGGAGCGGGAAAAGGAGCGGTACTTCCGTGTACGTTTCGTGCCGGTAGTTCCCGAAAAGGAAGACGAATTCGCAGTATCGGCCGAAGAACGTGAAGACTACAAAAAAGGCCTGTCAGCCGGGGTTAACGTGTTGGCCGGGTATGGCACGGTGTTTTTTGTTCGACCTAAAGAAACACGCTACGACAGCGTGATCAATAACGGTCCGGGCAAGTATGAAATCCGCAACAACGGTAACAGTGTCGTAGTGGTTGATGAGTTCAAAGACTGCTCTGCAAAAAAAGAAACCGAATGCCAGCCCACCACCAAACATCACATCATGGCGGGTCGAACTTTTCAGTTCGATAAACAGGTCGGTCGTGAATACCGGTTTACGCTGATTGAAGGTTCAGCGACGAAGAAACTGGAAATCAAAGGGTGA
- a CDS encoding CS1 type fimbrial major subunit, whose product MFKLITTAVPIVMLALTSTCAFAIRISETFDVAVTIPTAAFHVIPTDPDWIHREQRLNWNPVTSELSPLRKQFDVKNENGSISARLYFEPYLSNGRDTDDIPLVVTFNNKRLTLDPDEVISELDGKAGKRVGLEIAAIKPVDGYKAGDYYGSVHMIFEAVAP is encoded by the coding sequence ATGTTTAAACTAATAACAACTGCAGTTCCAATCGTGATGCTGGCACTGACCAGTACCTGTGCATTCGCCATACGAATAAGTGAAACATTCGATGTTGCAGTCACTATTCCCACCGCTGCATTCCATGTAATACCGACGGATCCCGACTGGATTCACCGCGAGCAGCGTTTGAACTGGAATCCCGTCACTTCCGAACTAAGCCCTTTACGCAAACAGTTTGATGTCAAAAACGAAAACGGTTCCATCTCCGCCCGCCTGTATTTTGAACCCTATCTGAGCAACGGTCGGGATACTGATGATATTCCATTGGTTGTCACGTTTAACAATAAGCGACTCACTCTTGATCCGGATGAAGTGATTTCGGAGTTGGATGGTAAGGCGGGTAAAAGGGTTGGGTTGGAAATTGCTGCAATAAAACCGGTAGATGGCTATAAAGCGGGTGACTATTACGGAAGCGTCCACATGATTTTTGAGGCCGTCGCGCCTTGA